The following are encoded together in the Tatumella ptyseos genome:
- the argB gene encoding acetylglutamate kinase yields MENPLIIKLGGVLLDSEEALSRLFDALQQYRMQHQRPLVIVHGGGCLVDELMSQLNLPVKKQNGLRVTPADQIDIITGALAGTANKTLLAWAKKYGISAVGLSLGDGNITDVTQLDESLGHVGKATAGNPALLHTLLAAEYLPIISSIGITDGGLLMNVNADQAATALAAALGADLILLSDVSGILDGKGQKIDEMSAQMAETLIEQGIITDGMIVKVNAALDAARTLNRPVDIASWRHAEKLPDLFNGLAIGTRIVA; encoded by the coding sequence ATGGAAAATCCATTAATTATTAAACTAGGTGGGGTTCTGCTAGACAGTGAAGAAGCTCTGTCTCGGCTCTTTGACGCCCTGCAGCAGTATCGTATGCAACATCAACGACCGTTAGTTATTGTGCACGGTGGGGGCTGTTTGGTTGATGAACTCATGAGCCAACTTAATCTTCCAGTGAAAAAGCAGAACGGATTACGTGTCACCCCTGCTGACCAAATCGATATCATCACTGGTGCTTTAGCCGGAACAGCGAATAAGACTTTGTTAGCCTGGGCAAAAAAATATGGTATTTCTGCTGTTGGACTGTCGCTGGGCGATGGCAATATCACAGACGTCACACAATTAGATGAATCACTTGGCCACGTAGGTAAGGCCACTGCCGGGAATCCGGCACTATTACATACACTTTTAGCAGCTGAATATTTGCCAATTATCAGTTCTATCGGTATTACTGATGGGGGGCTGCTCATGAATGTTAATGCAGACCAAGCGGCGACGGCCCTGGCAGCAGCTTTAGGTGCAGATTTAATTCTCCTTTCCGACGTAAGCGGTATTTTGGACGGCAAAGGGCAAAAGATTGATGAGATGTCAGCACAAATGGCGGAAACGTTGATTGAACAAGGCATCATTACTGATGGAATGATTGTGAAGGTGAATGCGGCGTTAGATGCTGCACGGACCTTAAACAGACCGGTCGATATTGCCAGCTGGCGACATGCCGAAAAACTGCCAGACTTATTTAATGGCCTAGCCATTGGTACGCGAATTGTTGCGTGA
- the argC gene encoding N-acetyl-gamma-glutamyl-phosphate reductase yields the protein MLNALIVGASGYAGAELATYLNRHPEVNLATLAVSAKSEDAGKLLSDLYPQLKGCLDIPLHGMSDPQALADQHDVVFLATAHEVSHDLAPIFLNAGCTVFDLSGAYRVNDPAFYTRYYGFTHQHPDWLAKAVYGLAEWQAEKIQTAQLIAVPGCYPTAAQLALKPLLDRQLLNTEFWPVINATSGVSGAGRKASLKTSLCEVSLQPYGIFTHRHQPEIATHLGTPVIFTPHLGNFPRGISETITCQLTQAVSREDILAIFHQAYDSQPLVRIYDEGVPALKSVVGLPYCDIGFAVEDQHLILVSVEDNLLKGAASQAVQCLNIRFNFSSTLSLL from the coding sequence ATGTTAAATGCATTAATTGTTGGCGCTAGCGGGTATGCCGGTGCGGAACTGGCAACCTACTTGAATCGTCACCCTGAAGTTAACCTCGCCACACTGGCAGTGTCTGCGAAAAGTGAAGATGCAGGTAAATTATTATCAGATCTTTATCCGCAACTCAAAGGCTGCCTTGATATCCCTTTACACGGTATGTCTGACCCACAAGCTCTTGCTGACCAGCACGATGTAGTGTTCTTAGCTACTGCTCATGAAGTAAGCCATGATCTCGCCCCAATCTTTCTTAATGCAGGTTGTACTGTGTTCGATCTATCTGGCGCGTATCGGGTGAATGATCCGGCGTTTTATACCCGTTATTATGGTTTTACTCACCAACATCCAGACTGGTTAGCGAAGGCAGTATATGGTTTAGCCGAGTGGCAGGCTGAAAAAATTCAAACTGCACAACTGATTGCAGTACCAGGTTGTTACCCAACAGCTGCCCAATTAGCGTTAAAACCTTTACTGGACCGCCAATTACTGAACACCGAATTCTGGCCAGTTATCAATGCGACGAGCGGTGTGAGCGGAGCAGGACGTAAGGCTTCACTGAAAACAAGTCTGTGCGAAGTCAGCTTACAACCCTATGGTATTTTTACTCATCGTCATCAGCCTGAGATTGCGACACATCTCGGTACACCAGTTATCTTTACGCCTCATTTGGGCAATTTTCCTCGAGGCATATCAGAAACAATCACTTGCCAATTAACACAGGCGGTCTCTCGTGAAGACATTTTGGCAATCTTCCATCAAGCTTACGATAGTCAGCCGTTAGTCAGAATTTATGATGAAGGGGTTCCTGCATTGAAATCCGTAGTAGGGCTACCTTATTGTGATATTGGCTTTGCCGTCGAAGATCAGCATCTGATCCTGGTGAGTGTTGAAGATAATTTATTAAAAGGGGCGGCTTCCCAAGCAGTACAATGCTTGAATATTCGGTTTAATTTTTCATCCACCCTTTCTTTACTTTAA
- the argE gene encoding acetylornithine deacetylase yields MNNKLPPFIEIYRQLIATPSISGTESILDQSNEPLITLLAGWFENLGFQVELQPVPNTRNKFNLLAKYGQGSGGLLLAGHTDTVPYDEGRWTQDPFTLTERNDRLYGLGTADMKGFFAFILTALTQLDLSKLTKPLYILATADEETTMAGASYFAQSTSIRPDCAIIGEPTSLQPVRAHKGHLSKAIRIEGHSGHSSDPEKGINAIELMHDSITALQGLRHQLKDRFNHDGFVIPYPTMNFGKISGGDAPNRICACCELHMDIRPLPGLSLTDLHDLLAQALAPISEQWPGRLTITDLHPPIPGYECPVHHPLVALIEKVLDTETAIVNYCTEAPFIQQLCPTLVLGPGSIEQAHQPDEYLETKFIEPTDQLLKKLIHHFC; encoded by the coding sequence GTGAATAACAAATTACCACCATTTATTGAGATTTATCGTCAGTTAATTGCCACCCCTTCTATTAGTGGTACAGAATCTATACTAGATCAGAGTAATGAACCTCTCATTACGTTACTCGCAGGTTGGTTCGAAAATTTGGGATTTCAAGTCGAACTTCAGCCCGTGCCGAATACACGGAATAAATTCAATTTATTGGCGAAGTATGGGCAAGGTTCTGGTGGTTTGTTATTAGCGGGACATACTGATACGGTACCCTATGATGAAGGGCGTTGGACACAAGATCCTTTCACGCTTACAGAGCGAAATGACCGTTTATATGGGCTAGGGACCGCAGATATGAAAGGTTTTTTTGCGTTTATTTTGACGGCATTAACGCAGTTGGACCTGAGTAAGCTCACTAAACCACTCTATATCCTCGCCACCGCCGATGAAGAAACAACAATGGCGGGTGCAAGTTACTTTGCGCAATCGACTTCTATCCGCCCTGATTGTGCCATCATTGGTGAGCCAACCTCATTACAGCCGGTACGGGCGCACAAAGGTCACCTCTCTAAAGCCATTCGCATCGAAGGCCATTCGGGTCACTCCAGCGATCCGGAAAAAGGGATCAATGCGATCGAGCTCATGCATGATTCCATTACCGCACTTCAAGGTTTGCGCCACCAATTAAAAGATCGTTTCAACCATGATGGGTTTGTTATCCCTTACCCCACGATGAATTTTGGTAAAATTTCTGGCGGGGATGCCCCAAATCGAATTTGTGCCTGTTGTGAATTGCATATGGATATACGCCCTCTTCCTGGGCTCTCTCTTACCGATTTGCACGACTTGCTCGCACAAGCATTAGCGCCAATTAGTGAGCAATGGCCTGGACGGTTAACAATCACTGACTTACATCCGCCTATTCCCGGTTATGAATGTCCGGTACATCACCCATTGGTAGCATTAATCGAAAAAGTATTAGATACCGAAACCGCGATCGTCAATTACTGCACTGAAGCTCCTTTTATTCAGCAGCTGTGTCCGACCTTAGTGTTGGGGCCAGGTTCAATTGAGCAAGCGCACCAACCTGATGAATATCTTGAGACAAAATT